From the genome of Prunus persica cultivar Lovell chromosome G8, Prunus_persica_NCBIv2, whole genome shotgun sequence:
TATCTAGCAAATCATAGCTCAAGTCTAAAGAAAGGTTTAAAAGAATAGAAATTGTGGGGTATGAGGGCGGCTGTtggtgcattttttttaacttcATGTTCATGAATGCTAGTGAAGGATATCTCCAGTGCTAATTGACATCCATGTCTCTGTGTCCATAAAGCTCATGTCCCCAAATATAGACATATACTACACAGAATTTCAGGAATTGAatggtataaaaatatatgtatagcCAAAAACTTATATTATGCATGAAATGGTGGGAGAGGGATGGATGGCAGGTTATGGGTCAGCAAAACATGTGAAAACCATCCTGAATTAGTTATGCTTGTGACAGAAATGCTTccacaaataacaaaaaaatggttCATGTTTTCTAAAATGTttggttgaaacttgaaatagACAAAATCTCCTTTTGGAAAACATTGATTGAAACAAAcactttaattttaattgaaacaTTGTCAAATAAACCTTATATTTAGGGTATTTGACATCAACATATATCGAGCGGACAAATAAAATGCGATTAGGTCAAGTGATAAAGGCGGATCATGTTAAAAGTTCCTTTTCCTTCCATTCCATTGTaacaataattaataataaaaaaaactttttggtTACATAAACAACTCTTAATCCTGCTTAGTCCACGTCTTAAATAAACTCTTCATTTAATTGGGCTAAAATAAGTCCAGCTAGTGAGCCTTTAATCCTACTTAGTCCAGGTCTTAAATAAATCCTTGTTTGACGCAAGGCATGATTAGTACTAAATGGTCCAATCTGTGTCGTAGTCTTGTGTAACAAAGAAGGCCTAAAAGTCTCGTTTTTGGCTAATACAGATATCTATAGAGTTGCTAAAATGAATTCCGTATGTGGCAAGGAACATGGTTCAATCCTTTTCAAGTACACCAACAATTCATCACGAAGTTGAGAAATTAGGTTTCGATGCCTTGCACTTGGACAACTTTAATTACCTATTGATCCAAGTTCCTGCTCTATAAAATGCACAAGTACACTAAAGACCAAAACAAACTTTAATAAAAGTGTGTTTGGAGAGAACTTTAATGATAATGAATTGATGTCCAAAACGAACGTGTGAATTAAAGTATTATCCTTATCTTGGACACAACTTAGGACTATGAAAATGACTTCGTGCTTGTCTGCTTGCAAATACATTGTATGTATTGTTTCTAATTAAGCAAAATTATGGAACATGATTTCATTTTGTCCTGGCTGACAGAAATCAAAtcatcttttttactttttccatCTTAATTGCACTTTCCGGCTTAGGATCCTTGTCAAAAATCTCCATGTCTTTGATTCAGGGTGAAATTTGCGAAGACAAAAGTGGGCAAACAATAACATTTGTTTATGTATACAAGCAATGAAGGGAGAGAGGgaattcaaactcaaaaccTCGGGTGAAGAAATAACTATTCTTAATCACATGAGTTATAAGTCTTTTAGGGACAAACAATgacattaaatataaaataagctTCAAGGTTGGAAATGAAGAAACACTAGTGTGCAACGGGGATAACATTGTTTTTCCATCTTCGACCAATCCCTCTACACCACGCGTGATAATTTTTCTACTTGACATAACGTGATTGGTCGaagatagcaaaacagtgctaTCCCCATTTCATGTAAGTTTTTCTGTTGGAAATGCCCCATCTCCCACCCCAATATCATAATGAGTGACATCATTTGTTAAGCATATGATTTGGCATATACTTGGGAATCATTCCATATTATACCTATATTCTCTAACAAAACCACAGAATCGtacttgggttttgagtggaTTTGGGCTTTCTTTATCAAGATGAACAGTCAATAGTGTTTCAGCCCATTTGAAACTTGGTTTGGCTCTTTTCATGGAGGTTCACCATATTTTTTTGAAGATGGTTTGCttgttaaaattttcaaactcCTAAGGTTGATTGTTGTGCATGAGGCagacaaaaacaacaaagacgaGTTTAGTATGCGTTTTCCATGATGTGGAGGAACAGCATGAGATTGATAATGGATTCTATTGTCCCTGCAACAGAAAACCAGCCAGCACTGTTTTCATTGCTTAACACGTATATAATCTCTGTTCATATTTTAATGTAGATGCCATTCAACTTTGGTGAGTGAATGTGAATGTGATAATTTTTCTCGACACAGGAAGAATCTTGACAGCTCTGAACTCTGATATTAAATCTTGATGATTATTAACTTAATAGTTATTTCTGTAACTACTTTTAAGATGAATGTGACTCAAAACTTAGAATTCAATCttgaaaaacagagaaattttttcattattGTTGTGGAATAAGTTTATCAATTTACTCAATAGATTGTATCAATTTGATATCAAAGGATGTATTTGTAGTATACACATGTATGTTTTTCATGTACAAAATCGAAAAGCTAATATCTCTCTAGTGGTTAAGGATGTTGAGGAGGGAGACTCTTGTTTTGATCAATTGCCTAAATAGGCACTCAACTCCTTCTTCTTGGTCTTGAATGCATGACTCCAGCTTCTCGAGCTGGTTCTGGGCATTTTCGACACTTTTGTTTTGACTTTTGCTTGTCTTGTGTCCAATGAGTGAGTTCAATGCAGCATCCACTTGTGCAAATTCATTGGCTTCTGTTTCTTCCTCACAAGCAACTTTTTTGGAGTGCTTCATCTTGGAGACCAATGACCAGCTGCTTGGCTGTGATTTTGGTCCAGAGATGAAGGAAAGCAGTGACTCATACACTGCAAGAGTGACTGCTTCAACTTCTCTCAACTTGTTAACAATGGCAATAGACTCGTTGTCCTGGTTTGGGGAAGAGAAGATGGATCTGTTTTCGATTCCCTTGAGATTCTTCATAGCCTTTTGGATTGTCTTTTTCACCATCTTCCTAGAGGTTAAGTATTTCCTAACCTCACTGGTGAGTGCTCCAGATTCATCTCCTCGTGTTCTTCGTATGATCGATTGAAGATCCTGTACGCATTCCTTGGTTTGCAAGATAGCATCCTTGGTGCTGCTGCAAACATCCAAGAGCCTGAGAGAGCCATCTAATAGCTCATTAGTCCATTTCTCATTCTGCTCTTTGGCCAAGGCTTGCTGTGTGAGAGGCAACTGAAGCAGCTTATCAACACAATCATGCAAGTCTTGGAGGCCACTTAGTTTGTGGCAtattgatgatgaagatatgGAGGCGATCTCAGAAGACCTCAGTCTACACAAATGTTCGTCAACTTCTTGAATGATCGGGTGTGGCCTTGAGGGGAAGCTGTTAGAGCGTGTGTGGAAAGCCATTTCTTCTTTGTGTGTTGTGAGAAGATAGAACAGAAGACTTGGAAACTTTTGATTGATGTACAATTCAGAGTGCTTAATATATAGTGTTGATTGAAGAGGGCGACACGGAATCTCATCCACTTCAATCATCAGTGAGAGGTAAcatgatttggatttggatttataTATGTTCCCTAGGCAATGTTTATGCAATGTCCCTTCCCACCCCATCATTCCAACTCATGAATTGATTAATTTAGCACATTAAAATTCTACAACCATTTAATCAATCATAATTAATATACGATACCATGATGTTTACACAAATACGTGGAGAGGCAAAAACCATTTAACTCAATTATGCTGATCAATGCATATGATTAGTTTAATTCATCTTGTTTTGCAGGTCCTTCATTCACATGATTGTTTGCCAAGGAGGAGGCATGATCTGCAAATATGCAATATTCTGCATTAAAATGTCACCATCCATTGTGTTTCTAAAATGTTGAAAAATGGTGACTTGCTTGTTAATTAGCAATGTTccccaaacataaagaaaagcagcataatttttattataataagaAGGGTGTGAGATCTGAGTCTGCCATGTTTATGTTTACTATAATCTGTGTTTACTGTTTCCTGGAAGAAGATTGTTTATGTCAATGTTTGAACTGATGTTACTATTTTCACCAGCCAGTGTTACCGATAACAAGGTCTTGAGGATCCTCTAGCACCCACAAGAATCGTTGTAAACAAAATCGAGCAACACTATAAACTTTCTTTTAGTCTCCCTTGAATGTGAAGTGTTTATTATTGGTTATCTTCCTTGAGAGAAATGGAATCTTCAACACTCAACTCCCTAAATCGCCACTGAAAAGTATTGACGAAATTCTGAGCTTATTCAATATCTGATCTTAAGGTTCAAAGGGAGTGCAACTTGTCCCACATCGCTTGATTCATATTAGACACTACGCTTTATAAACGTCAGTACCGCCGAGCTTTGTAACGCAAGCTTGTAACCCGAGTGGGGGCTTTGAGGTGCTGGAACATTGGCCCAGTATTAGCTGGCCGGGTTCGGGTGGGCTCTTTACTGGCCCGCCCATTCCAAGCCAGGAGTTGAACCCCGTGGCTCGAGCGAAGGCTCTGGGTTACTTGGTTTCTAGAGCGGAGGGAACCGCGTAAGGCTGGCTTCACAGAGCAACGACTACCTCTCGCTCTTGGCAGTGGAAGGATAACGGGTCGGTGGTCACTTGGATCCATCATGGCTCGCTAGACTGTCCCAATTGAACCAAAACCTTTTTTGGCTCTTGGCGAGAGAGCCATCTAGCTCATTAgtctatttttttcattctgCTCTTGTGCCAAAACCTTGTGGCAAGccatttcttcttgttgtgtATTTTGAGAAGATAGAATAGAAGACCTTGAAAGAAGTGGTTAATGTAAATATCTTTTCCATGTGTTTGCTTAATATATAGTGTTGGTTGAGGAGGGGGACATGGAATCTCATCCTCTTCAATCATACCAGTGAGAAGGGTAACATGATATTGAATTGGATCCCAACTCATGAACTCATTAATTTAGCTCATAACTACATATTGGACAGAGTTCTATAAACTAACGTGCTTAACCCTAATGCATAAACTCAATTATATGCTGATAAAGTTCATGTTATTTTTCGGGTCCTTGGCATGATTGTTAAGCAAGTAGCAGGCAAGATTTGCAATCTGTATTTTTCAATGATCATGTGCAATTGCGTTATGCTTCCATGATGTTGAAAAATGGTTTGTAGCTAGCAGACTTTATGAATTGGACTGCTGCCCAAACATTTTATTTCGAATTAATAAGCAAAGCAAAAGTGGATTGGCTGCCTACTGTGGTTGGAGAGATTGACAGAAGTAAATGTATAGGTTTTGAATTAAATCTGTACAGGTAATGGAAAATCgcaaaaaacttaaaaaggtGGCGGTCAGGTGAAGAGCGGACCTAGGCCTAGTGTAATCGACATCTGCTCTGATAAGCCACCATGGTTGCTACTGTAGAGTAGTCCACAACGCAACCATGCCGAGAGCACTGTGCCATAGGTTGTCCATGTCTTAACACTAAGTTCCAAATTCCACCTTTAATGCCCCCACATTGGGTCACAAGCTCACATTACTAAGCTTGGCAAGCAAAGTTTTAGGAGTTAACAATATTAAGTACATAACACATATTATActtttccaatgtgggatcTACAATTTTTTCAAGAGAGCAGGAAAAGCAATAAAACTCTATTATGAGCAGTTCGGTAATCGTCTCGTATAGAATTGAAGGCCTTTGGAGAATTTATTGTGTATGCTTCGTGCAAGTATATATACATCACAACCGTATGGCCGAGTTTAGACATCCTTCTTGGTATAATGTTTATTGCTCAAAGCGTGTGGGAGTCAAATACTCCTTTGAATGCTAGTAGACattagttgttgattatttacCATCTCCCTTGAGATATTTGATTTGCTTGCAAAATTCCCATGTGATCTCAATCATAATTTCAGAAACTCCTGTGAATTTTTTGAGATTATCCCACGTGAGGATGAAACATTTGCCTTTACAAATTTGTTTCGGGGTCAAACACtgactttcctttttttgtaatttttcttaatcttGGTCTCTATCTGTTAGGAAGATGTTCTCTGAATTAACTTTAACTGACGCCATGGATAGCATGATAATAATTGGAATATTTACAAAGCAAATTGGGCACGAATTTGATATCAGATAGATGATGTACTTGGGTTGGCATCGTGGGTTATGGGAGGAGGGAGGTAAAAAGGAGGTGGTCATTGGTCAAGTCAAGAGCGGATCTCAGTCGGCCCAGAGTGAGATTAGATGCCGTTATGTCAGCCACAGCTGCTCTGACAAGTCAACTGTCAGCGGATCTCAGTCGGATCTCAGTCCACAATGATGCCAACCAGCCAACTGAGATTAGCCGTCAACTTGGGAGCCAGATACGTGGCCCCTCAGCATCTTTGTAGAAGCCTACTATAACCATAGGGGCAAACACCGGCACTGGACCTGCTGTCCGCGTCTTAACAAGAGACCTTCCCACATTCCACCTTTAATGCCCCCATGTTGGGTCACAAGCTCGTTACTAGGCTCGGCAATCAAAATTTTAGGAGTTAGCAGTATTAAGTAGTTAAAAAATGTTATGTTTTATTCAATGTGGGatttactgtttttttttatttttaagatagAAGCAGAAAAGGACTCTATATTTATTACAAAGCAATCTTCCTTCCGCATTGGTTAAAGGGATGATTAAACCAAGGGGAACATGCCAAATTGTATCCTGTTTGTCCTTCCAACAGAAGGAAGCCCTAGCCTTAAGGTTCATCCAAAGGTCCAAAATTTCTCTTGGTATTATGTTTTCGACTGAAAGTGGTTGATTATTTATGAATGGTTGTATGTGACTTTTGGACACCAATGACCAGCTGCTTGTCTGTGACTTTGGCCCGGAGATGAAGGAAGGAAGTGATTCAAACATTGGAAGAGTGACTGCTTCTACTTTCTCTCAACTTGCTAACAATGGCAATGGTCTCAAGATCCTAGttgaggaaagagaaagttgATCGGTTTTCTATTGCCTTGAGATTCTTCATAGCCTTGTGGATTGTCTTTTTCACCATCTTCCTCGAGGTCAACTATTTGTTAACCTCACTTGTGACTCCAGTTTCTCACCTCCCTCCCCGCCTTCTTCGTAGGATTGATTAAAGTTCTTGTGCACATTCCTGGGTTCGCAACAGGGCATCCTTGACACTGCAGCAAACATCCAAGATCCTAGGTGAGTTATCTAATAGCTCATTAGTCcatttctaattaattatgGGCCAAGTCTTGTCGAGTGAGGGGCAACTGAAGCAACCTATCAATACAACCATGCAAGTCTTGGAGGCCACCTAGTTTGTGGCTCTGATTGATAAGGAGGATGCGGAGGTGGCCTCAGAAGGATCTCAATCTAAACAAATGTTCATCGACTTCTTGAACGGGTGTGGCCTTGAGGGGAAGCTGTTGGAGCGGATGTGGAAAGCCATTTCTTCTTGCTGTGAGAAGATAGAATATAAGACCTTGAAGAAGTTGTGGTTAATGTTCTTTTCCATATGTGTCTGCTTAATATATAGGGTAGGTTGAGTTGGGGGACATGGAATCCTGAGAGAGGTAAcatgatttgaatttgatatcaGAGGATGTATTTGTCAATGTTTTGAAAGGCGAGGCGTTAGAGTGAGGCGTTTTATACCTTATGAGGCGAGGCGTAAGCTTTAAAGCGTTGAAACGTAAGCCTTTCGGGTATTGAGTTAttataattacaaaaatataaaacagcTATTTAATGTATTAAATGCCACTCTAGAATATAAATTAACCATCAAAGCAtgtttatttcaaaatttctctTACTATTGCTCAATTCTTTACTATATATCCTTTTGGTTAAATTATCTCTCTAAGTCTAGTGCCTTTCTACCTAGTTCGAATAGATAAAAGAGTAGATTATGGAGGTGGACTGAACTGATGGTGGAAGGCGGGAGGCGGTTTCTGTTGGTCTGTTTAGGAACTTTGGCTTTTGGGAGAGGGAAGGAATAAATGGGTAAACTAGTTTCCTTTGAACAAAACGGTGCGTGTCTAAtattaaaacttaaaactgaAACGCACAGCTTAACTAAAGggaaacaaaacaacacaGCCCGTGCAAATGACGTCGTCTGGAATcagatttttcaaataaaggaAGTCTGTCTTCCTCGCGAGGCTTGCGCCTTTTACAGCGTATTTGTGTTTAGCGGCCGCCTCGGACCGCCTCGACTTCAAGGCGTACGCCTTTCATGACATTCGCTAAACTGAGCTGCGCCTGAGGCGAATCACCTCCGCCTCGCTCCGAGGCGCGCCTCAACGCATGCCTAGGCATGCCTTTGAAAACACTAGTATTTGTATACAAGTAGGATGTTGAGGAGGGAGACCCTTGTTTTGATCAATTTGCCTAAATATATAGGCATTCAACTCCTTCCTCCCGATCTTGAATTAATGGATGGCACTAGCTTGATGCATGCTCCCTccacaaattaaattttaatgccataaaaaaagaaaaaaaaagtaagttaaataaataaagattaaaattcaagttaaaaataaaacttgtaAAATGGTGGCGGTCAGGTCAAGAGTAGACCACCTCGGCCTGGCCCAGTAAGT
Proteins encoded in this window:
- the LOC18767292 gene encoding uncharacterized protein LOC18767292, encoding MAFHTRSNSFPSRPHPIIQEVDEHLCRLRSSEIASISSSSICHKLSGLQDLHDCVDKLLQLPLTQQALAKEQNEKWTNELLDGSLRLLDVCSSTKDAILQTKECVQDLQSIIRRTRGDESGALTSEVRKYLTSRKMVKKTIQKAMKNLKGIENRSIFSSPNQDNESIAIVNKLREVEAVTLAVYESLLSFISGPKSQPSSWSLVSKMKHSKKVACEEETEANEFAQVDAALNSLIGHKTSKSQNKSVENAQNQLEKLESCIQDQEEGVECLFRQLIKTRVSLLNILNH